The sequence ATTCCGACAGCCCCCCAGATACCACGTTAAGTGTGCCTTTTCGCACTTAAAGTATCTTTCCTTGttctttaacaaaaaaaaaaagaaagtatATTCCTTAGACCCTTTGATGGACTTCAGTTTTGGTCCCTTTTTCTAGTCTGCTGGCCATGAAAGTATTTTCTGGTGCCTTTCGCTGCCAAGGGTAATTCAATCAATAATCCTTTTGGTCGTTTGCCTCTCGAATGTGTGAAATTGATAAAGGATGCAGCCGTACGGCCCCTCTTCTgataaacttttaaatatataccGGTGGCCATAAAGTTTTCGCTGTTCAGCAACAAGTTCAAGGACATTTATTTCCTGACATTGAAAGTCAGGGGCGCACACATTACATGACTCTTGAAGCTGCGACATGTGACAGTTGGATGTGGATGCGTGAGTTGTATAAGTCTGAGGGAATGATAtgatttctaataaatataCGTATAATACATgtctttttaaatatatttttttaataatcaaggagttaaaatcaatttgttaagatgcaaaaacatttttgttatcCCGAAACTAGAGAACTTTTCAGCCGTGAGTGAGGCTGTCATCTCCTCGGGAGGAAACGTTTACGATTTCCTCGCCGAGAAGTTGAAATTAAAACATTCCTCGCAAGTTCTGAGCATCTTTCAGCTTCCTACTCCCCCCGTCAGCTGCTTTTTATTGCCTCTTTTGTTTCCTGCCAGTTGTAAGTTCCATaaggtctgtctgtctgtctggcagTTACTTACTGCTCCGTCTCGCTCTGTATCTTCTGTGTCTCCCGTATTGCCCCATGGAATTTATGCGACTTCTCCAGCACTTTAAGGACCCGGGGGCCAACGGCTGATATCAATGGCATAATTGGAAAAGTTTGGGCACACAGTATCTCTGTTAAAACTAGGGCTAAGCAACTCAATGAGAGGTCAAAGCTAGTTGTATCACGATGAGACCCATAAATCTTTAACTAATATCCACTTAACTGACTTCTTCCCTGTCCCTTTGACACCTCAAACGAGAATCCGATTAACATTTTTCCGTGCCtttcaactttttttttaccgTGTCCAGGGTGTCCCAGCATTTTTATGCGAATTTGTAATTCAATTTCgcattaaatatattttcttgatttcCTTCTGCCACTTTTTCTCATCTTCAATTTCCAAATTTTATTGGATTTATGTTTATATTTCGAGTTGGGAATTCATTTAGTTGATTCGCAATTGGAGGCACCATAAATTCGTTTATTGCTCAAAGACTTTCCTGTAAGCTCTCCATCCAAAGGGATTTTGTTGAAGTTAAGAGACAAAGTCTGCCAGTAATGAAAAATGTACTATATCAAAACTGTTATTGTCGACTCTTCTAAACAGTAAAAAATACTTGCAACAAATGTATTTAGTTTCTGTGGGATTTTCCCAGTATTTGCGATTAAAATGAAGTAGGCGAGCTTCGCGAGTTCAATTTCGCAGTGACCCGGGCTCCAACTTGGCGTGAAACTCTGCAACATTAGCCGCTAATTGCGGGAACAGCAGACGTCAGCACTTAACCAGCCCCCCGATCCTCATCTGCAATACCAtgcccattcccattccccaTCCTCAATCCAAGTCCCATACCATGACAGTCGCAATTCGCAGTTTGCATTGCTCCAGCGACCGTTGAAATTTTATGCTGGTTCGCTGCGGTTCACTTGCTCCAGAGACTGCCACTTGGAATCCAGTTCTAATTAATGGTGTGAGGGGCCCGCAATCATCGCTGCCATTTTTCCAAACTttttacatttcaattaaatatgACGAGGTTCCAGATTAAAGCAATTGCAAATGATTAAGGGGGGAGCATATATTTGCCATATGCCATACGCCCACCCAGGCCgttatatatatactatatataccCATGCATATATAGGAATGGGGATTGCATAACCGGATGTTGAGCCGCATCTATCCCACCAACTTCCGCTTGCAATCGCCTCACAATGCGGCACGCCCCGAATAAATCTCAATGCCTGGTTGGTTCCGTTCGGGATCTCTGGGCATAAGGGGAAATCGTGGGTATTTAGTGGGTTCGGGGGGTCGGGGGTCTGTAGGTAGGGCTTTCAATCAAATGTCAGGCGGCGATTTCCCCGATGCTCGGCCCATTTCGCCCATTCATGGCTCATTGTCACCGCCATCAAGAGCACAGCGACACTGGGAACCCTTTATTAATTTCAATACATCATACCCCTACGGCCCCTTCCATGGGCTCTTCGAGAGATGCTTCGGATGAGGACACTTCTCCTCAATATCTTCCCCTTCATTTACATGCTTCAATGAGCGTTGGCTGCTGCCTGAAAGTGGCTGCATTCATCAGGGAAATACGAAAACTCAGGGGGCACAGCAAGGGGAGGTTCACTGTACACAGTTGCACAACAGAGCCCCCATATCTGCTTACACAGAGAATAATAAATAgcaattttatattatctacTTTAATTTCTTGGGGTCTAAAGTTAAGTCTCCGCACAAATACTTCAGTAAAATTAAagtatattaaatttaatcaGATTAATTGTATAATTCAGAGTGTGTTAGGACCCTAATGTTAATAATATATACCCATTTATTCCATATGTTTTGAAATGGTTTTAGACTGGTTTATACCCTTCATAAAAAATCGGCCTAATCGAGATATATACATCCTATACTTCAAAATAGGATTTTACAATGGTCTATATACTTAAAGGAAAATCGCCTTAATCAGCCGTAAAGGTTGCCTTATTAATATGATTTTACATATATTACatgatattatattttttctctctgtgcaccccTTGTTGAAAAACAAACCGGATGTGGCAACTTCATTTAGAGTAGCAAGTGCTCTTGGAGTTTTCCAGGAAGCATTCATAATGAATAAGCCTCAAGTTTGGGGTATCCGTAAGCGTAAACCATATGTCTAACCCGCATTCCCTTTTCCTGTTTTTCCAGATGCTGAAGCACGTGCAGATCTCGCCTCTGAGGAACCGCTCCGATTCGGTGTCCCTACGCTCCTCCAGCCACGCCTCCTCGTGCGCCAGCTCCATGTGCGGCAGTCCAGAGCCGCCGACGGATCTGCAGAGGACTCCCTCGAGGGCCTCCAGCTACTCCAGTCTCAACGAGCAGCTGCCACAGGTGAGAAACTAAAAATGGGAAATATCCTATCGAACCACTTACTCATGCCCATCCAATTTCCCACCCATAGACCACAATAAAGGTGTACACCAACTGCCTGAAGATCGACATCGAGTACAAGACCCTTGGAATTCAGTGGGACACGACCAGCAAGGAGGTGATTGGCCAGTTGCTAAGACGGTAAGCAGATTGTTTTATTGCTTGTATACAGCAGGGAATTAAttcgatttaaatttaaattcgaTTTCAGCCTGAAGATGCGCCATCGCGACCCCAAGCTGTTCTACCTCTCCATGGAGGTGGCTGTGCGCCGGGCGGGGGTGAAGACCCTCCTGGTGCTGGACGACGACACCCGGCCGGCCATCATGCAGGCCTGTCATCCCAAGGGCGAGTCCCGCTTCTGCCTCCAGCTGAAGCCAGGTGGCCTGATCCGTGTCCACACCTCCGCCCTGCAGCCCAGTTCCCAGTACAAGTCGCTGGTCATCAGCGAGGAGACGACCAGTGATGAGCTGTTGCACCTGCTACTCGGCTGCTACAGCTCACCGGAGCCCGTGGAGTGCTTCTCACTGTACGAGGTGTGTCCGGGCCAGGAGTGCCAGAGGAAACTGCATCCGGATGACTTGCCCCTGCGCACCCAAATGGAGCGGATGAAGCGGGGCGAGAGCTGCCACTTCCTGGTGCGAAGGACACCCAACTATGCCAGGCGTCGCCAGCTGTTGGCCAATCTGAACGAGGCCATTGACCAGGCTGCCAAGGAGGCGGCCGAGGATGCCACTAGTCTGCTGGAGCTATCCCTGGAATCGGACCTATCCCTGTCCGAGGATCTGCGGAGCTGCAGCAGTAGCGAGGATGccgaggatgaggatgagtGTGCCAGCAGTTCCGGCTCCTCGGATAATTCCACCGAATGTGCTCTGCGAAGGGACTTTTACACAGCTCCTGCTCCGGCTGCAGCTCCTACTGCCCCCCAGGTGGCCGTATCCATCTCACCTGCTCGAGCCTACAGCCCGGTGTACAACATCCGTGAGATACGCACCTCATCGCACTCGTTCTCCTCGCTGGGAAAGGATAAGAAGCTGTTGGATATCCACATGAATGCCCGTTTTGCATCTGCAGGAGTCTACGGAAGATTGATGCCCGTGGCGGAAACGGAGACCACGACCCATGACCTGAATGGCAATCCCAATGCCAGTACCAAACTCACAGCAGAGGCAGTAAACAACAACCCGGCCAAGGGATTGGGGCACTTTGTCTACCTGTAGCCAATTCAGGATTAGTCAGGATGTCATCTGTACATAGGAAGGAGTAAGCCCCCAGGATCCTCACATAAGCCCCAAAAATACGAAGAAAGTAGAAAACGTGTACCGTTTGGACCAAAGATGCATTTGTAGCTTAAGCTTTTAGAGTGGGAAATGTAAATAGAAAGTACCCAATGTTTTCTAAGATTATTTTTAACCATTAGTCTAGTTTTTCTTACGCTACGAAACATTTTGTATCCCTAGTGTAATGCAAAGAAACCATCTGCTAACAATCCCAAATCACAGGAGTCTATAGCTTAAGGCTTTAGTCCCGAAACTAAAGCTTCAATAAGAGTAAGGATCTGAAGAGCATGTGGCTAACATTCGTGTATAAACCAAaagatattttaataataaggGCTAATTATGTAAAACCGAAAAGGATTTTGTGTGTTGTATTCAATGGGAGATGCGAAAAAATCTTTAAGGATGTGGCCGTTAACGGGATTAAgtcgagtgtgtgtgtgtgtggggggtGTTCTGCTGTGcattttaattgtatttaaatcAGGTTAAACACGTGAAACGGCCATATAAATAGGCCGCAATTAATGCGGCCAGCCAGGCAATTTGTGTTGCGCCGAAACCGAAACAGCCGTATCCGGATTTTCGCCCTCCGGCTCCGTTCCATTACGTTCCGGGTGGCGGCTTACGGTGAATGATTTAtgcggcgtatgcgtaatttCCACAGGAGCCATAAGCTTTTCTCTTTTTAAATGAGCTTACTTTACATAATGATCGAGGGGGATTTTAACATGGCATGACTTTTCGGTAGGCGTCGTCTGGCCGGAACACCCACTTTTACTAATTTATTAAGAATGGGCCGGgtcaaattaaaaatcaacAAATTTCCCAATCAAATCCATTTGGCTGCATCCTAAAACAATAGGCTGTGTGCCCTGGCTCGAAAAGATCCGTTTAGCAGgcatataaataagaaaagGGTTGCTCTAGATGCCCAGATTTGAGGACCCCGAgactttgttttgttttcttcGCATGCTCATTTAGCTGAACTTTAAATCTGAGACTCGACTCGAGTATCTAAATTGAATTGCGAAACTCATGAAAAATGCAAACTGAGTCAAGTTGGAATGGAATCTGTGCAAACGGAAGCGGAAATGCTAAACAGGCTGCTCCGCTCTGCTGGCCGGCGTAATAACTTAAGCACTTTATAAgtcgaatttaaaattttgccAGATTTCAATCTGTTTTTGCCTTTGCCTCCTCGTCAGGATGCAGTGCCCGGCACTTAAATTTCAGCAAAACTTCAGTGGCTGTTGCATTCGAGATAACTGTCTGTCATTTGGGGCCAAGTTGGGTTGGTTGTTTAGATTTTTAGTTTGGAGAGTGGTTGTGTGGTGCAACCTACACATCTAGAAATGCATGAAGAGTGGTCAGGCATTTCCTGTCGTTTTCCTGGTAGCCTGTTCATTTTTCGGTACAGACAGACCAGTGACTTGAATTCAAAGCAAGCTTGGGGACTTTACCCCCAAAAACCTCCGACCTACACCCCtcacagaaaataaaaaattccgaaaaatttggaaaGAAAAAACCCCTTACCAGGCAAACAGAACTAACCAGCTGGCTGATCCATCAAGGTACATACTGCACCCAGTTTATTTGGTTTTCGGTCAAGCCTGGAGGCCAAGGTGCAATCACTCTTGGCAAAGAGTAAAATGGAAAGTTCTTGCAAGTTTTATTTGTCTTTTGCATTACACTCAATATATTtcattcaaattaatttcgAGAGCACACAAAGAACTTTGCCTCTGCTGTCGGCAGTTGTCCAATCCCAGTCACAATCCTGAAAGCAAGTTCTTCTGTCAAATTCAATGCCACTTGTTGGGGCAAACTTGGCACTTAACTTTTCGCAGGGGGATGAGTGCAAACTTGCCTAAATGGCTGGTATATGCGAAAACTTTGTGTTTGTGCAAGATTGAAACCCGGTCTAAAAGCGAGCTGAATAAAAATAGCTTAGCCATCCTGGCCACACGAGCACAACACGGCAAGATTGTCTAATCACCCACGCAACGGAAACTCACACAAAGCCGGGCCGAATCAAAGTTGCATCCTGTGTAACTCGTTCGACTAATTGCCATAAGCCGTTAGGTAAATTTGTACACGCTTTTCGCCATCGCCGTTTCCCCCTGGTCAAACTGTTATTTTTGCACAACTAATCGGATTAGTGGACATCCAGCCCACATCCACCTCCACATCTACATCCTCTGGAATGGCACATGTTCACCCCCCAAGTTCCTACTTCTGGACTTTGGCGACTAGCGCAACTTTGCACTTCAGCGATTCGTAATCCATTCTGCGAACTCGTGTCAATGGCTCAAACACAGCAAATTAATTTCCACTGGCCTTGGGAAATTATGAATTACCAGCTAAATTACCTCCTCCACTCCAGCATGTTGTCATAGTCAAATAGCAAGTTTAGTGTCAATGAGTTAAGCTGCCTGgcgttttaattaaaaagccATTGCATAAATTACCCGACATCAGCTTCTGGGGGGGCTGAATCCCGATCAATTATGCTCCTAGTTCGTTAAACAGTTCGCTATAGATTATGGGGTAGTTAGAAAGGATTGCAGTCTGTCCAGCTGAATTTGTGTGCCTTTTTAATTAGGCTTCATAATTTATTGATAAGTGTATTATGTTGCTTTTCACACATATGATATCTTGTTTAAACGATTGCTATGACAGGGAAAAGTGTTGAATACAAGTGGGCGTTATATGTGCTTTGCAATGTACTAATATATGGTTAACTGGTTCCCCACAAGTAGCCTGCATTAGTTTTTTGGTTGAGCTCAGCATTTTAGACAAGATCTCAAGGATTCTGCGATGAAAATTGGCGGAGTCTTCGTTCAATTTCTCCATACATTTTAGTTTTTCCGTTCGATTTCGAGGAACTTATCGAAGTCGTAATTATCCGAGTCAGCCCCGAGTCGAACTCCTCACTAGAGTAGCAGTCTGCTGGAAACTTGATCATAAGTGCATTTACTTAAAACTTGTATGCTATGTGCATTATCTGTGCTACCTTCGGGGTCCATGTCGACCGATTTTAACATACTACTAGAGTTTCCTTGGGAGTGATCAATACTCCGCCTCTGAAAGATCCCGCCTTAAATatcttatttttaaataacgAAATTAgtgattatttatttgtgaGATAATTCAGGATTGCTTAGGCTTGTTGTGTCAATGCTGATGGCTAAAATATATGATATAAAGATCTAAACTGTGGTGAGACCCAACATCTGATCCACACTAGGACATCCGTGCGAAAATAATAAGTTAAGGGGCAACTTCATTAAGGACCGTTCACACTGAAGTCGAGATAAAAGTGTAATCGCATATTGGGcaaatgtttgttttttctacaacaaaatatttatttatttatatataatctGGTTTTAATACAATTACAAATTATCTCCAACCTTTTTTTCATATAGCTACTGGGTCTTAAGCTAGGGAgatagaaaaaaaataaaaagtcgcggtagcaaaaaaaaatgcacAAAATTACAAAACATTCTAATCAATTTTAAACAAAGTATATTTTACCATTActttattttcaaaacaataaaaatatgaaaaaatgaTGCGAAAATCACCTTAAAACTCAAAAAATACCAGGTACCATTCTGATGAAATAAACACAGTGTAGCATACTTACCGGTGGGACCTACTATTCACCTAAGCCAAGTTTCAAGCCCCCTCCAGACCATCAAGTGTTGAAGCATACCCCTTGGCGCGAGCATCTACCCGAACTCACACAAAGAATGTATCCCTAAAGATCAAATATTTATCCAACTTGGGAATATCCATAATATCCCATACCGTTCGAGTATCTGTTTGTAAGGGCTGTCAAATTTCGTGTGgtttctttaattttgcatTGACTGTTACGCGGCTTTTAAGGATTTTAGGCGGCTTAATTGCACCTGGATGGACCCGATAACAACAATATTGCTCGTTTGTAGACTCAACAAAAAGCAGACAATCATCAGTGTTTGAAAATGCGGTCAAGTATAACTCCTTGCGTTTGACTAAGAAGTATCTTCCAAAGAGACGACTAGTTCCAACCTTTTTGATGACCTTTTAAAGAATTGCTTTGGCACATTTTTTTGAAAAGCCTTTTGCATCACAAAGCCTTGTATAAACTGGGTCACTGGATAAACAAAAGCGTAAGGAAGTACCGGAAACGGAGAGAACTAACAATGAGTTTCAAGCGATTTTACGAAGTcttttggtttttaatttgCGCTAACGTCAGTCCGCCTGGTAATTGAGTTTCCCTCGTGAATTTACTGCGGCGTTTCCTCCGTTGACTTACGAGTCCTGACAGCCCCAAGTGGGGATACAAAATGCTGCGCTTAGCAAAAAATTCGACCAATTTTAATGCAGTCTCCTCCGTCTGTGtgtcatattttttgtttttggcagCCGCAACGAAGCGTGTTCTCCGGCTGACCATAAAACCCTTGTCATCAGATATCGCAAGTCAGGTCTATAAAGAGATAGTATATATAAATTGCGGATGCACTCGTTGGCGGCGGCCAACTTGCAATTTTAACAACGCGAAATGGTTTTTTGGGGCGAGTGCGAAAACCATCTACCAGGCTTGTTTTTGGAATTCGATTGATTTTTGCTgtggaaaatatttaatgccGTGTAATGTAGCAGAAGTAATAATGATCTTAActgcttttttatttaaatttatttattccgACTCACTCTTAAGTCAAATGCTTACACTAAGAACTTGACAGCTATGCTCATGGAGATGCATgcaaattgattttatttagcTTTTTCTTAAGAACTAACTTACTCTATCAATAGAACTTGACACCGGCTAGGAGATAGTTCCGCGATTCGGTTCGATTCGATCCCGAGCAATAGGCTTTCCGAAATCACAATGAAATGATAGCTAGCTAGCGGACCCGAAGAGCAGAATGGTGCATCCTTCGATGGGATGGATGGGGGTACGAATGGGGGTCCTAAGAGCGTCGCCCGAAGAGCTTGAAGGGTCTTCTCCAGCCGCGTGGCCATCATAGCTGCTCGTTCCCGATATGCGTGGTGTCCGTGGGCAGGGAGTGGGTCTACGGGTAGGAGGATAAGATGCCATAATGTTTACGGGGCTTTTACCAGATGTCGTGGCCAGAGACACTCACCTGCAGCGCCTTGCGTTTGTGGTGCATCGAGGAGTTCGAGGACGACTTGCCCTTGCCCTTCTTCCAGGAGCACAAAAGCAACTCCTTCATGCCCTTCCGAAAATTGCGACTCAGGAAGGCGTAGAGAAGGGGATTTACGCCCGAATTGAAGTACGTGACCAGAAAGGTGAGCGGCGTTAGCAGCGCATTAAAATTGGAATCACCGCGATACGAACGTGACCTGCAAATGCATATACATGGAAATAACTATCTGCCTTTAGATCTATGTACTATATTTAGATGTGTTCTGCGTGTATGCAAATGAGCATCTGTTGGGCAAACATTGAACTGAGTTCTGTGGCCTGTCCCGAAAGTAGATTACAATTCTCGAATTCTCGATTGTTAAACTTGGCTGGTCGAAAGTGTTTTGCCATTCCAATTTAATTCTCCCTcagcaaaaaatatttatataaaatatgacTTTTTCATACTACCAGTTTGCGTTTTCACTAAAAAATTCATAAGCGAAACTGCGCTAGTGAGCACGTTAATTATGCAAGATATAAAGTTTCACAAAGtgtgcaatttatttaatttgaaatccacttaaattcaattcCCTCCGAGAGCTGCAGCATTTTTAGACCCAAAGCCATCATCACAAAGCTGGCACACTGAAAAAATTGGCCCAAACAAAGAAATACTTTATCCTGGGATGTTCCTATACTTAAATACTGAGTGTACCATGATATGAAACAAACTAAACCAATGGGTTAATAAAAAATACCGATCTGTATGCCCTTAAAGATggtaatataaatttaatcgAAAGATTGCACTCAAGTGAAAAAGTTCAAGTCTTAACATCTTGCAATACAGAAAAGCGACGTTCTATTTCTcacagcatacttttagacaccttggCAAGAACATTAATTTTCTGTGTGCAACAGACCAAATCTCCGGCGAGTGTCCAAAGGTGCTGACTTTTGTCCACTTGAACGTATCCAGGTGATTAAGCTGCTGTTGGCAGTATTGTTTTTGGCCGTCTGGGAGCAAAAAGCTCtcaaaaacttacttaatgGAGTGGGGAATTCGGCCAAGAGCAAAGTTTTTCGCCGCCTGCAAGTATGCAACATAAACTTGTCCCGAAACTTTCCATGCAGAACAATATTTAAAGCAGAAAGAGAGGTGTTCTTCGCTTTTCGtcctttttattttgagtTTGGACAAGAAGAACTTTGCACCAACTGTCAAATTGTCCTGCCGTTGTTTCTCGCTAAAAATTCGCCCTGCACTTGCAAGTGGCTCAGTTCTCAAGAAGAGTAGTTGGCTAACTGATTGGGCCACTCGAAAGGCCATCGCTTTGTTTTCGCCACTGCTTCGGACCTAAAGTGGCCTTTTGCCAAGAGTTGGCCAGGTCCAGACCAAATTTAAATGCCAATCCGAATTGGGGCCAGAAAATTAAGAGTAAAACTCTGGGTGGTCATTTGTCGACCCTCTGTATGTTCAGGGGATATATCCTTGAAGCAGTTGCCAACTGCTGGCAGTTGACATCGTTATCGTTATCACCGGACTAACCGGAAGAAAGGGGTTCGGGGGATAATAATGGAAACGTGGCACCCCATGACACCAAACCTTCTTGCATTTACGCATTACAGCTGCGAGGAAATGTATACGCGTGCCAATTACCCGGACGTGTTCGTCTTAAGTAGCAATAACAGCTATATGATAATGTGTCTGTGGAATCGGCTAAATTTAGCATCTCAGAAGAGTTGGGCGTGAGTCGCGATACATTTCCAGACacgaaaattatttttatcatTATTTAAATTACTGGAAAATGCTACCACCAAATATTGTCAAGAATATTGCAAATCAGAGACCATAAATCATCTTTATTTCTctattgtattttatttttaacttttgaACATAAATGGAATAGAgtattgttttctttttagtTTAACAGACAGAAggtaaaaaatgtttttaaaaaagaaaattcacAATGCCTGCTTCAAAGTATAGTTTTTCTTACCATTCAGGAAATATTGAATTCTTATTCAAATATCTAAGCTTATGATCTTCCAAAAAAAACGATCTTCGGTTTTAAAATTACCTTAGCATTTGTATAAAAATTCTCCTGAATTCGACAATCATTTACCTTGATTGCGTTTATTACACAATATCCAAGGTTTTTTCATTTTAGCCACTGAAAGACATCCGTCAAAATGTCgcttacatatttatctaTTTGCTTGTTTATTATCTGTTCCAGTTGAGTAGAACTTGCCATTGAAATGGCCATTATGGGACAGAATTGCTGACATTTTTCTGAGGTAGACCAAGAGTCAAGCTGCCCGAGACCTCCTCCACACCGAATCCACCAATCCACCTTACAATGCAAACATCCCTGGGCAGCCAATTCTTCAAATAAATGAAAACTAAAATTCCAGACAAGTAAACAACTCTCGCAGCCCAGTCATGCTAGACATAAATCTCAATTATGGCACCGTCGGGGTTGTGGGACTGTGGGATAATGTGCCTTCGCTTGTATTTGCCAAGAAATCATAAAGGTATTTTCGCCAGCAATACATTTCACATTTGTGCAAATTGAGTGCGCTAACTGCGGTTGGAAAGAGTCATGCGTTTCAGCTATTTTTCCCGCAGACTGGgaataaaattcaaataaatttttGGGGTGTCTGCCAAAAGTGCAACGTAGCAAATCAGCAGAGACTTTAGAGAAGACCTCAATAGTTTTTGGCGTTGTtaccaaaaaatgtttatgaTTTGTTGGAAATGTGGAAAAAGTTGAGGTAcgaattaatattttattttgatatttttgagTGTACAAGTACTAGTAATAAAAACGATAGCACCATCAATACAAGCGGATTTCTGGTATATGTTTAAGTTTGCTTTTATACCTTGTGCAAAATCGAAAGGCTTGGAAAGCATTTTCATTTACGGGTAGAAAGTAGTCAGAGGCTATGCTTAAGTGCAGGGTTTTAGCTTTACCCAAGGACCAATTAACTCCTCCTCGATTTAGCTCGTCGCTCGACTGCAAACAACACTCCCAAAGCACCCAGTGAGTTTTTCTGGACCGCCCACGAATCACCATTACCCCAGAGTGCCCCAAATTCAAAGACAGGAAGGCGACCCACCTACACTGAGAACAAAATTCCAGCGATCAATATgtatcattttttaataatgttAAAGTGATATTGAAAATTGCAAAACTCTTAAATCGGTAAAGAGTATAAAAACAATACGGCAACTAAAACGATCGTAAGTATATCTTTAAAAAGATCTTTAAAAAAGTTGATATTGATACTGAATTTTGTCAATATGACTATGATTTCgtataaattttttatcagtgCATTTTAAATGCCCCACCGGAAGCGGAACTGATAGCCAAAGGGCTGTTTAAGCCGGACTTCTGTTTGGCGTCCGCTTTTGAAAGGAAGAGAAGAAAGCGTATTTTCCGTCATTAGAACGAAATTGGTTTGCAAAAAAGGGAGGAGCGTTTTCAAATCGATTTAGCTCGAAGCCAAAGTTGAGCTGAAAACTGGTGGGTTACTTGGTTGGTTGGATACCCATTGATGACTTAATTGTTTACCAGCCTTGAATCCAGCAGGAAGCCATCTCGGCCTTATCTGCCCACTGGCAGATGTTAATTTCCCGTCAATCGGCCGAATATGCAAATGTTCGTCAATTCCCGGTGCAGTATACCATAAAATATTGTTTGCGTACCGGCCAAGTGGAATGAATGGATGGTATATGGTATGGATGGTGTGGGATATGATGGTTTTGGTGGGTGGACTACTCACCAGTACTGCCACATTTTGCGGGCATGATACGGCAGATTGCAGAGGGCGAATGTCAGCACGAATATTATCAGCATACGGACGACTCCGCGCCGGGCTCGCAGGACATTGCTGGACGAGTGCGACATGTGGGAGGCACCTCCGGCCCCGCCCCCTCCCACACCACCGCCCCCGGAGGAGGCTCCTGACCGCTGGTGATGCGCATGGGAGTGGTGGTAGAAGCTCGTCTTGCGGCAGGCGCTGACAATGGGACGATCGGCCTCCAGGGACACCTGTGCGGATTAACAGGTGTAATTGTAATGACATTAGGTTTCGGTCAGGTCTCAGCAGCCCTTTGGAGCCATT is a genomic window of Drosophila suzukii chromosome 2L, CBGP_Dsuzu_IsoJpt1.0, whole genome shotgun sequence containing:
- the rau gene encoding uncharacterized protein rau, with the protein product MLKHVQISPLRNRSDSVSLRSSSHASSCASSMCGSPEPPTDLQRTPSRASSYSSLNEQLPQTTIKVYTNCLKIDIEYKTLGIQWDTTSKEVIGQLLRRLKMRHRDPKLFYLSMEVAVRRAGVKTLLVLDDDTRPAIMQACHPKGESRFCLQLKPGGLIRVHTSALQPSSQYKSLVISEETTSDELLHLLLGCYSSPEPVECFSLYEVCPGQECQRKLHPDDLPLRTQMERMKRGESCHFLVRRTPNYARRRQLLANLNEAIDQAAKEAAEDATSLLELSLESDLSLSEDLRSCSSSEDAEDEDECASSSGSSDNSTECALRRDFYTAPAPAAAPTAPQVAVSISPARAYSPVYNIREIRTSSHSFSSLGKDKKLLDIHMNARFASAGVYGRLMPVAETETTTHDLNGNPNASTKLTAEAVNNNPAKGLGHFVYL